Proteins co-encoded in one Oncorhynchus keta strain PuntledgeMale-10-30-2019 chromosome 36, Oket_V2, whole genome shotgun sequence genomic window:
- the LOC118369672 gene encoding sphingolipid delta(4)-desaturase DES1-like isoform X1, with the protein MGNRVPREDYEWVYTDQPHADRRKDILAKYPEIKTLMGPDPRLKWIVCMMVLIQFLAFYLVKDLDWKWVLFWTYAFGSCINHSMTLAIHEISHNTAFGNSRAMWNRWFAMFANLPIGLPYSASFKRYHLDHHRYLGGDGVDVDIPTEFEGWFFCTRFRKFVWIILQPLFYAIRPLCINPKPITRLEVANVAVQLSFNVALYWLCGAKPVVYMMAGSLLGMGLHPISGHFIAEHYMFLKGHETYSYYGSLNLLTFNVGYHNEHHDFPSIPGRRLPLVKKIASEYYDDLPQYTSWVKVLYDFIMDDRLSPYSRVKRRLKGVVKLE; encoded by the exons CAAAGTACCCAGAAATAAAGACCCTAATGGGGCCTGATCCCAGGCTGAAGTGGATTGTTTGCATGATGGTACTCATCCAGTTTTTAGCATTCTATCTGGTCAAAGACCTAGACTGGAAATGGGTCTTGTTCTGGACTTATGCCTTTGGCAGCTGTATCAACCACTCCATGACCCTGGCCATCCATGAGATCTCCCACAACACGGCGTTTGGCAACAGCAGGGCCATGTGGAACCGCTGGTTTGCCATGTTTGCCAACCTGCCCATCGGGCTGCCGTATTCTGCCTCCTTTAAGCGCTACCACCTGGACCACCACCGCTACCTGGGAGGAGATGGCGTGGACGTGGACATCCCCACTGAATTTGAGGGCTGGTTCTTCTGCACACGCTTCCGTAAGTTTGTCTGGATCATCCTCCAGCCTCTGTTCTACGCCATCCGCCCTCTCTGCATCAACCCCAAGCCCATCACCAGGCTGGAGGTGGCCAACGTGGCTGTGCAGCTGTCCTTCAATGTGGCCCTCTACTGGCTGTGTGGAGCCAAGCCTGTGGTCTACATGATGGCAGGTTCCTTGCTGGGAATGGGCTTGCACCCCATCTCTGGACACTTCATCGCTGAGCACTACATGTTCCTCAAGGGCCATGAGACGTACTCGTACTATGGCTCCCTCAACCTGCTCACATTCAACGTGGGCTACCACAACGAGCACCACGACTTCCCCAGCATCCCAGGACGTAGGCTACCTCTG GTGAAGAAAATCGCATCGGAGTACTACGATGACCTGCCCCAGTACACATCATGGGTGAAGGTCCTGTATGACTTCATTATGGACGACCGGCTCAGCCCCTACTCTCGTGTGAAGAGGAGGCTAAAGGGAGTTGTCAAGCTGGAGTAA
- the LOC118369672 gene encoding sphingolipid delta(4)-desaturase DES1-like isoform X2, with the protein MGPDPRLKWIVCMMVLIQFLAFYLVKDLDWKWVLFWTYAFGSCINHSMTLAIHEISHNTAFGNSRAMWNRWFAMFANLPIGLPYSASFKRYHLDHHRYLGGDGVDVDIPTEFEGWFFCTRFRKFVWIILQPLFYAIRPLCINPKPITRLEVANVAVQLSFNVALYWLCGAKPVVYMMAGSLLGMGLHPISGHFIAEHYMFLKGHETYSYYGSLNLLTFNVGYHNEHHDFPSIPGRRLPLVKKIASEYYDDLPQYTSWVKVLYDFIMDDRLSPYSRVKRRLKGVVKLE; encoded by the exons ATGGGGCCTGATCCCAGGCTGAAGTGGATTGTTTGCATGATGGTACTCATCCAGTTTTTAGCATTCTATCTGGTCAAAGACCTAGACTGGAAATGGGTCTTGTTCTGGACTTATGCCTTTGGCAGCTGTATCAACCACTCCATGACCCTGGCCATCCATGAGATCTCCCACAACACGGCGTTTGGCAACAGCAGGGCCATGTGGAACCGCTGGTTTGCCATGTTTGCCAACCTGCCCATCGGGCTGCCGTATTCTGCCTCCTTTAAGCGCTACCACCTGGACCACCACCGCTACCTGGGAGGAGATGGCGTGGACGTGGACATCCCCACTGAATTTGAGGGCTGGTTCTTCTGCACACGCTTCCGTAAGTTTGTCTGGATCATCCTCCAGCCTCTGTTCTACGCCATCCGCCCTCTCTGCATCAACCCCAAGCCCATCACCAGGCTGGAGGTGGCCAACGTGGCTGTGCAGCTGTCCTTCAATGTGGCCCTCTACTGGCTGTGTGGAGCCAAGCCTGTGGTCTACATGATGGCAGGTTCCTTGCTGGGAATGGGCTTGCACCCCATCTCTGGACACTTCATCGCTGAGCACTACATGTTCCTCAAGGGCCATGAGACGTACTCGTACTATGGCTCCCTCAACCTGCTCACATTCAACGTGGGCTACCACAACGAGCACCACGACTTCCCCAGCATCCCAGGACGTAGGCTACCTCTG GTGAAGAAAATCGCATCGGAGTACTACGATGACCTGCCCCAGTACACATCATGGGTGAAGGTCCTGTATGACTTCATTATGGACGACCGGCTCAGCCCCTACTCTCGTGTGAAGAGGAGGCTAAAGGGAGTTGTCAAGCTGGAGTAA